One segment of Cynocephalus volans isolate mCynVol1 chromosome 8, mCynVol1.pri, whole genome shotgun sequence DNA contains the following:
- the ELOVL1 gene encoding very long chain fatty acid elongase 1 yields MRKWQAGWPWRLLSGPAASEPSAAAARPPAEYLARMEAVVNLYQEMMKHADPRIQGYPLMGSPLLMTSILLTYVYFVLSLGPRIMANRKPFQLRGFMIVYNFSLVAFSLYIVYEFLMSGWLTTYTWRCDPVDYSNSPQALRMVRVAWLFLFSKFIELMDTVIFILRKKDGQVTFLHVFHHSVLPWSWWWGIKIAPGGMGSFHAMINSFVHVIMYLYYGLSAVGPVAQPYLWWKKHMTAIQLIQFVLVSLHISQYYFMPSCNYQYPVIIHLIWMYGTIFFVLFSNFWYHSYTKGKRLPHALQQNGAPGIAKVKAN; encoded by the exons ATGAGGAAGTGGCAGGCAGGCTGGCCCTGGAGACTACTCTCTGGCCCTGCCGCCTCCGAGCCCTCCGCCGCTGCTGCCCGGCCCCCCGCTG AGTACTTAGCCAGGATGGAGGCTGTTGTGAACTTGTACCAGGAGATGATGAAGCATGCAG ATCCCCGGATTCAGGGCTACCCTCTGATGGGGTCCCCTCTGCTAATGACCTCCATCCTCCTGACTTACGTGTACTTCGTTCTGTCACTTGGGCCTCGCATCATGGCCAATCGCAAGCCCTTCCAACTCCGTGGCTTCATGATTGTCTACAACTTCTCTCTGGTGGCATTCTCCCTCTACATTGTCTATGAG TTCCTGATGTCTGGCTGGCTGACTACCTACACCTGGCGCTGTGACCCTGTGGACTATTCTAACAGCCCTCAGGCACTTAGG ATGGTTCGAGTGGCCTGGCTCTTCCTATTCTCCAAGTTCATTGAACTGATGGACACA GTGATCTTTATTCTCCGGAAGAAAGATGGGCAGGTGACCTTCCTACATGTCTTTCATCACTCAGTGCTTCCCTGGAGCTGGTGGTGGGGGATAAAGATTGCCCCAG GAGGAATGGGCTCTTTCCATGCCATGATAAACTCCTTTGTGCATGTTATCATGTACCTGTACTATGGATTGTCTGCTGTTGGCCCTGTGGCTCAGCCCTACCTTTGGTGGAAAAAGCACATGACAGCCATccagctg ATCCAATTTGTCCTGGTCTCACTGCACATCTCCCAGTACTACTTCATGCCCAGCTGTAATTACCAGTACCCAGTCATTATCCACCTCATCTGGATGTATGGCACCATCTTCTTTGTGCTGTTCTCCAATTTCTGGTATCACTCTTATACCAAGGGCAAGCGGCTGCCCCATGCACTTCAGCAAAATGGAGCTCCAGGTATCGCCAAGGTCAAAGCCAACTGA
- the CDC20 gene encoding cell division cycle protein 20 homolog, with product MAQFVFESDLHSLLQLDAPIPNAPPARWQRKAKEAAGPAPSPMRAANRSHSAGRTPGRTPGKSCSKVQTTPSKPGGDRYIPHRSASQMEVASFLLSKENQPDNSQTPTKKEHQKAWALNLNGFDVEEAKILRLSGKPQNAPEGYQNRLKVLYSQKATPGSSRKTCRYIPSLPDRILDAPEIRNDYYLNLVDWSSGNVLAVALDNSVYLWSAGSGDILQLLQMEQPGDYVSSVAWIKEGNYLAVGTSNAEVQLWDVQQQKRLRNMTSHSARVGSLSWNSYILSSGSRSGHIHHHDVRVAEHHVATLSGHSQEVCGLCWAPDGRHLASGGNDNLVNVWPSAPGEGGWVPLQTFTQHQGAVKAVAWCPWQSNVLATGGGTSDRHIRIWNVCSGACLSAVDAYSQVCSILWSPHYKELISGHGFAQNQLVIWKYPTMAKVAELKGHTARVLSLTMSPDGATVASAAADETLRLWRCFELDPARRREREKASAAKSSLIHQGIR from the exons ATGGCTCAGTTCGTGTTCGAGAGTGACCTGCACTCGCTGCTTCAGCTGGATGCACCCATCCCCAATGCACCCCCTGCGCGCTGGCAGCGCAAAGCCAAGGAAGCCGCGGGGCCGGCCCCCTCGCCCATGCGGGCCGCCAACCGATCCCACAGTGCCGGCAGGACCCCGGGCAGAACTCCTG GCAAATCCTGTTCTAAGGTTCAGACTACTCCTAGCAAACCTGGCGGTGACCGCTATATCCCCCATCGCAGTGCTTCCCAGATGGAGGTGGCCAGCTTCCTCCTGAGCAAGGAAAACCAGCCTGACAACAGCCAGACACCCACCAAGAAG GAACATCAGAAAGCCTGGGCTTTGAACCTGAACGGTTTTGATGTGGAGGAAGCCAAGATCCTTCGGCTCAGTGGAAAACCACAGAATGCCCCAGAGG GTTACCAGAACAGACTGAAAGTACTGTATAGCCAGAAGGCCACGCCTGGCTCCAGCCGGAAGACCTGCCGTTACATTCCTTCCCTGCCAGACCGCATTCTGGATGCTCCTGAAATCCGAAATGATTACT ACCTGAACCTTGTGGATTGGAGCTCTGGGAATGTACTGGCTGTGGCACTGGACAACAGTGTGTACTTGTGGAGTGCAGGCTCTGGCGACATCCTGCAGCTGCTGCAAATGGAACAGCCTGGGGACTATGTATCCTCTGTAGCCTGGATTAAAGAGGGCAACTACCTAGCTGTAGGCACCAGCAATGCTGAGGTGCAG CTATGGGATGTGCAACAGCAGAAACGGCTTCGAAACATGACCAGCCACTCTGCCCGAGTGGGCTCCCTAAGTTGGAACAGCTATATCCTGTCCAG TGGCTCACGCTCTGGCCACATCCACCACCATGATGTTCGGGTAGCAGAACACCATGTGGCCACACTAAGTGGCCACAGCCAAGAAGTTTGTGGGCTGTGCTGGGCCCCAGATGGACGACATTTGGCCAGTGGTGGCAATGATAACTTGGTCAATGTGTGGCCTAGTGCTCCTGGAGAAGGTGGTTGGGTTCCCCTGCAAACATTCACCCAGCATCAAGGAGCGGTCAAG GCTGTAGCTTGGTGTCCCTGGCAGTCCAACGTCCTGGCAACAGGAGGGGGCACCAGCGATCGACACATTCGCATCTGGAACGTCTGTTCTGGGGCCTGTCTGAGTGCCGTGGATGCCTATTCCCAG GTGTGCTCCATCCTCTGGTCTCCCCACTACAAGGAACTCATCTCAGGCCATGGTTTTGCCCAGAACCAGCTGGTTATTTGGAAATACCCAACCATGGCCAAGGTGGCTGAGCTCAAAG gtcacacagcccgGGTCCTGAGTCTGACCATGAGCCCAGATGGAGCCACAGTGGCATCAGCAGCAGCAGATGAGACCCTGAGGCTATGGCGCTGCTTTGAGTTGGACCCTGcgcggcggcgggagcgggaGAAGGCCAGTGCAGCCAAAAGCAGCCTCATCCACCAAGGCATCCGTTGA